aaaaataaaaaaataaaagaatacttatcaacaaaaaaaatggcCTTAGGAATACTAATCATCAAAGAAATTATCCACTGCTTCCAACTGAGGGTGCAGGATATGTCCAGTACCCAATTAAGAAGCCACAGAAGCACCTTCGTCTACGGCCACTCAAGGAACAAATCCCTAAGAAAAACTTCAGCACACCAAAATAACAGCATAAAATATGTAAAAGAGAGGATAAAGTGCTGTTATTAAGAGCACTCTTTTTTCACTGATAAGAAAAGAGTGCTCTTAATAAAAGTGATCTTCCCCCCATTTTGCAAGATACAATTTCTTCCAGCTGGCAAGCCTATTCTCCATCTTTTTGACAATCAAATTCCAAAACGCTCACACCTTATGGAAGATTCCAGTGGTAAGCCTAAATATGTTACAGGAAGTTAACCCAGCTTGCAACCCAAAATTGCTGACTAGTCCAGAGCTTTGTTCACCCCACTGGTACAAGTTCACTTTTATTTCAAATTGATACAACTTTAAAAAGAAGGATACATCTAAGGAAAACAAGATGCTAATCATTTTCCTtacaaaacaatattatatCATCTGCAAAGAGAAGGTGCAAGACTTCCATGCTCACCTATTTCACCCTTCAACTTTAAATCGAAGCAATTGAAGCACCTTCAACAACTCTATGCAACATCCTACTCATGATCTCCATCATTAAGATAAACAATAATGGAGATAAAGGATTCCTTGTCTCAATCCTCTAGAAATACCAAAGAAGCCGGTAGGACTACAAAAAACCATTGATCATGATTGAGAATTAAGTAGTAGATACACAAATACATATCCAATCCAGCCATTTCACTGCAAAACTGTATTTCTCAAAACAAGAACAGTAAGCAATCCCAATTCATGATCATAATCCTTCTTGACATCTAGCTTACAAAAACCACTGGGCTTCAACTTCGCAGTTTACTGTCCAAGCACTGAATCAAGGATCTACCTAGTTGGTCTTGAACTCACAACATCATCCTCCACCCTATTCTTATATGGGGAGGAAGTGTGGTGCGGACACCACATGATGGCACATCTATGGAGATTATCTTTATCATTTATGTTATCTTTATTTGGGTTTATCTTTAGTATTAGATTAGTATTTGAGATTGTTAGGATTTGTTTAGGagagtttatctttatcattatGATTCCTGGAAGCTGTATATAAAGCTCCAGATGGTTCCTTTTGTATTTTACagactattattattattattgagattaTTTGCAGAGATTGCATTGATTTGTTTGGTGATGATTCCAAACACCTTAGGTGGGAAGCCTAAGGTTTTACGGTAGGACTAATCTAGGTGGGAAGCCTAGGTTGTCCTACATCAAAGTGCCATTTGAGTTGCAGCTAATTGGTAAGTAGAATGAAAATAGTATGAAATCCTATTTAATTTCTAAGAGGTAGAACAAGATCTAAGGAATCTAACTTGCATGAAAACTATTCTTTTGCAGTACAAGTGCTAGTTAataagaaagaaggaaaaactaTCATAAAATCATTAGAACCACACCTTTCCTTCACCAATTAGTTTTCCAAGCTCTTCAATGACGAGAGATGTGCCTTCTGTTCCCAGTCCAATCACCATTCCAGATTTCACAAGTGCCACAGCCCTCTTAGCAAGGGCACATCTTGTGCTGCAAGAGTATTACTGGAAAATTATATGAAGTCCATTCAAATAtgtagaaaaagaaagggtaaaAGATGTGGAAAGTAAACTAGACTGAACTACATAAACATGTAAAAAGTTTGAACTAGTTTCTCCAATATGCTAGAGTATAATCCACAAGAGAAAAGAATGTACAAAAATAACAGGAAAGAGTAATTAGTTAACCAGTCCATGAAGTAACACACCATGCCAATGTTAACATACAAATCAGTGATAGATGTCCTTGTCCCTTAAACACATTCACAAGCAATTACAAACAGATTTACATAAGCacctacaaaatataaatataggaGCAATGCATGAATTCATGGGCCAAAAGGACTCAGTGCACATAGAATCTGATGTCCAGATTTCAAGGCTAGATTATAAAGTGCTCTTTTTTTCCCACATGCAACAAACATAGGGTGGTGCATAACCTGCCCATGCATTAACCCCCAACTTATATGTGTCACAGCCATTAATATTTTCTACTGGAAATGAAAGCAAAATCCATCACTTCAAAGACCACCAAATGAAGCTCTGCATTTCCactataaaactaaaatttggaaaaaaaaaatgctaatatgGATCTTTGAACTTACAGTTTTGGGAGTTTTCAAGGGCTGAACTTCTTCTCTTTAGATGATTGAGCGTGCTTTCAGATGTAGGATGGCCAGTATTTGGGAATAGGTGATGCTTGTCACCATTTGCTAACTGTTTAGTAACATTGACTCTTTCCACTGGAGAATCAActattttaaagaatttttgttgttataaaGCCATACAAATGAGCAAAACACAGCAGATGAAAGTTATGATTCAGTTCAAACCGACCATTCATAATGACCTATGCTTAACATAAGCAGTTGCACAAAATCAGAAATGATAATTCTCACCTGATGGTATAATTTCACAGCTTGTAGCCACACCAACAAGAGAAGGATAATCTTGGTGCACTATTGCTTCCGCTGGATCTTTCGCTTTACTTCTCCTTTGTGCTCGAGGACCCCCactttttttgcatctattgcTATGAAACATCCCTGGACTCAGTTCATGATTATGTTCAAGAATGACATGACACAGATGGAACTTCCCATCAGAGCCAAGTGCAACATTAACTTTGGCTTTGCAATTCGTTTTAGGAGACTGTCTCAATGAAAACTTTTTCTTTGCCGTGCTTTCCCGCTTTCCAGCTCTTGCACATGCAAGAGTGAGTAATTTAACTTGCCATCATCGCTACACCTTGAACTTCTTCTGTATATACCAAAGCCTTCACGCTGAGCAAACTTGCTATAGTAATTACGAACCTCTTCCGGAGAGGCAAACACCATCCCGGCCTTGGTTGTTTCTGCTTCTTCATTCCCTAACCCTCCTACATTGTGTTCCTCTACTTTGTCACCGTCAACTCTCTCCTTAATCACAAGAAGACCCTTGATTATCATTCTCCAATGTCACATTTACCATAGAATCACCTTCCATCTCCTaataaaataaccccaaaaaaaaaaaaaaatgtggccTCAAACTTGATTAATTGAATAAAACAGATTATAAATGGcacaaaatgctaaaattgagGCTTATAGCAATCTAGAAGGTTGCCAAACAGGAATCTTTAACCAACCAAAGAGTATCAAATAATCCAAAATTATTCAGCCTTACAATGATCTCAATAAGTTCCTAGTAAATCccaccaaaattcaaaaaagaatcACTGAGAGTTTATTTACTTCAAATCCCAATTCAAAAATTTCCAGAGATTTAATGGCTGAATGTTACATCCCAATTCTAATACAAGGGCCCTTTAAACATTGATCAGAAAAATTACCCaacgcccaaaaaaaaaaaaaaaaaaaaaaaaaaaaaagaaaaataacggAGCAGATAACCCATAACCCAAAAAACTTCATGCACAACTGCAAGAAACTGATTTTTGTAAGGACCCATTTGGTTGCTCAGAAAATTAAGGCAAGGAAAACAAAAGCCGGAAGttaaattcaatatttttccaCGATTTGGAGCCTATTAAGCCTCATTTGATTTAGTTGTGCTAAATTTTTCACTTtcctaaaactaaaataaaaaataaataaataaatgaagtaGAATTCTGAGTGATTGAGTATTATAAAAAGTGTGCACTAGTTTATATTCTGGACAAACAAAGAGGGCATAAAGAAAGAAACAGTTATAATACAAGTAATGAGTCTTACGAATAGAGAGAGTCTCTGGGACTGAACTGGGGCTTCGCCAGAGAACACAGTGTTGGGTTGGTGGGATGAACAACACGTACACAAGAAGTGCAGCCAACACAAAAAACGCACCAACTCCCTTTGAAAATCAAACGGCCGGTCACCTAAACACAATGATTTTCAAGTGTAGCCAACACTTATGGCATgtacaatgaaatttttttttaaatttttttttttttttgatgggttttaaaattatctatatatatatatatatatataaaaaaccgaagcttttgctggcaccacaattttttacgtcagcacaatatttaaaaaataaaaaataaataaaaattataactcctcaaaaccctagcaaccttacccctctctcaagttaagaaatataaagccacaattttccacgtcagcataatatttaaaaaataaaaaataaataaaaattataactcctcaaaaccctagcaaccttacccctctctcaagttaagaaatataaagtcatggtttctacaaactctctctctccagacgtagaaAGCCCTAaaacattcaagatctacaaagtTCAGTtctgtttatatattaattaatacataaacaGAACAATCAGTTTGCAAGCTCTTTATGCAAGGCCTGGATAAGAAGGGACGCCCCATCGTGGTTTGCTTTGGTGGTAGGCATAAGCAGAACAATCTAGAGGAGTTCAAGCGTATGTTATTTTGACTTCAAtaactattattatatatttcttgaGTTTTCTATTCTCTAGCAAATTGAATTTGTGCAATCTCCCTGCTGCAAAATCGGAGCTGGTGATTAGATAAATGGAGATGTCTTTACTTTTTGCAGGTTTTGTGGTCTACAGCTTAGACAAAATATGTTCTAGGTAACTTCCTCTCCCCGTCTCTATTATTTTATCATTGGAGAGGGAATACCATTGTCTTTGAAgaatcattatattttttatgtttttttttttattattttttttaaatttgttttatgtaaggttagtttgtttacatcagttctttatctcaaagataaggcttttatttctaccgcaagaactatttaggtatgtattcCTTGCAAGCACatatgaacttaaattgtcttttaatatatgcatgctttattattttctaatagttttcccgtgcatcgcacgggttagcgactagtttattTATAATCATGAAATCTGTatctattaatttatttttttttatgcgaAAAAGTATAAGGTAGTTTGGCTCGAATTTTATAATAGGATAgagttattttctttctcttttttgacAGATTTGACAATTATTACTTAAGAATACTTATTTCCTATCTaaataagaaatattattttgagtttaatataattttgcaatttaaatttatttattgttcgTAAAGTTACACAGGAaatgatttttataaaattaaaatttagaatttgaaataaagTAAATTGTTGGGTTagtgtgtgctaatttttagggaaaaagtTTGTATAAAACTTATGTGACATATGTTTAGATAGAAAGTATGCTAATTTTTGCGAAAAAAGTTTCCctagtagttttttttaatttggttgaattacaattttaactctattttttattttttaagaataatgattatctaattagattatggttatttttggcaatttataaagttataattaactttttgaatcctcttaatatatagagataatctgtatatattaagaagaTTCATCTGTATATAttgagagaattaaaaaaattagttattactttttttactgtcaaaaatacctctaaattaattaatctaaaacttaaaaatggggttaaaatagtaaattgaggattcaaaaggttttttttttttttttttggcttttatgattcagaaagttagttaatgtttttttactgtaaaaaaataaaaaattaaaaaaaaaaaaaaaaaacaataattttgtttaatgtaCCTAATAACTTTAAggcgaaaacaccattttagtccctacattttggggtcatagtcaatttggtccctacattttgatagaagtcaatttggtccttgttatttttaacttgcaaccaatttggtccctaccgttaaATTGCTAACGGAAAATGCCTATGTGGCAAACGGTTTGCATTGTTGGCGTACACGTggctataataataatttaaaatcaaataattaaacattaaaaaagcCACCTCAGCATTTTAATAAGAATGAAAAGGCCATGTCAAATAATAAAAAGctgaaaaaattaattgaaaaaaaatcaaataaaatgaattaaaaaagaatcaatttattttcttttcttttctttttgtattcaTTCGCTTTCTTAGCTACCAAACACTATACCCAGCAAGCAACACAGTAATCTGAAAACTTTGAAGCTGTATCGGTGCTTCGGTCCACTTATCGGAGCGCATAGTTTGAAAACTTCAAGCTTTATCTGTGTTTCGATGATTGGGATAAGCTAAAAGAATGAACACCGTGCTTGAGAATTGTTTATCTTTTGAAAACCCTTGAATCATTCTGATCTGAAAGTTCAAACAACTGTTATTGTGATTGGAGGAGTGGGTTTGTTGTTGCATCGGTACTTGTGATTCATCATGACTCCTATTTGTTGAAGAAGAGAAAATCTGAGTGGTCAGTATTGTAACAATGATATTTGTATAATATTAAACCTAAGTTGAGCTTTATAACAGTAATATGATCATAACACAAATGCTTCTTGTTAGATCTGTGAATAGTTTTGATAACTGTGTGAATGTGTGATTTGTGTCTTGTTTCTTGCTTGCTGGGTATCATATTTGGAAGTTAAGAAAGTGAAagaatgcaaaagaaaaaaaaaattgaagtttttttaaaaatccattttctttgatttttttttttttcattcaaataattttttcaaaatatgttatcCGATGTggccttttttctttcattaaaaatgctTAGGTGGctttttcaatgtttaattatttgattttatattatattattatagcCACGCATGTGCCAACAATGCAAACCATTTACCACGTAGATATTTTCTGTTAGCAATTTAactgtagggaccaaattggttgcaagttgaaaataacagggatcaaattgattgctatcaaaatgtagggaccaaattgattataaccccaaaatgtagggactaaaatgatgTTTTCGcctaactttaaaaattaatagtgtgatattaaattaaataaaaattttcaatgtctttttctcaaaaaataaaaataaaaaataaaacatttcaaTAGCATTATTAAATTGGATAATAAAATagacataaaaacaaaagaacaagaaTTATCATAAGCTTCGTTGTACAAGTAAATTGTGCAGGTCCAAGTtgttatcaaaaataaaacattattatatattgtaaaataatttaaaatcaataatgAAACACCTTtaaatgtctctctctctcggaaACGAGCCTTGCCTCCCCTAGTTTCTTCCAAGGGGTTTTTCCTTCTCAACTCTTCCAAATTTTTCAATCCTTTTTCTAATCTTTTCAATTACCACCACTTTTTTTTGTGTTACTAAGTGAGTATAGCGGAGATTATGGCTGAGGATGTTATTGAAAGCATGGGTAGTCTGAAGTTAACGAATGAAGAGGCAGAGGAGATACAAGTCTCTGATGAGGGTAGGATGGATGAAATAGATAGTTGTGTTTTGAGCTTGATAGGGAAATTTTTAACGCAAGTCCTTTAATAGGAAGGCGGCAAAAAACACGTTGCGAAAAGCGTGGGGGCTTGACAAGGAGTTGTAGATTTCTGAGGTGGGAAACAATCTGTTTCAATTCAAGTTTCAGTTGAAGTACGATCTTGAACAGATATTGAGGGGAGGGCCATGGACTTTCGATAATCAGCTCTTGATGCTCACTCGGTGGAAGTCAGGCATAAGTGCAAACAATGTAGTCTTAGAACACGCATCATTGTGGGTCTAAATTTGGGGGGTGCCTTTCGACATGATGTCTCCAAGCGTGGGAAGGGAGGTGGGAAATAAGATGGGAACGGTGGAGGATGTGGAGCGTCAACGGCGCATGGATGAACAAAACTTTTTCTTGAGAGTTAGGGTGGCTCTACCTATATCCAAACTGTTGAGGAGAGGCGGTTTTTTGCAGGGATCAGACGGTAAGCGCCATTGGGTCACATATAAGTATGAAAGGATGCCGTTGTTCTGTCATTATTGTAGGGTTCTCGGTCACGATATCCGTCACTGCCCAGCGAATTTTTCAGCGTTGAAGACGGAAAAATCTATTGATTACCAATACGAAGATTGGTTGAAAGCAGACAATGGACGAAGTAAATCTCCACCACGTCGAAGTAAAGATAGCCCACCTAGAGCTGCGTCAACAAGTAGTTTTGATGATCAAGATAAGGGGAGAAGCGAGGTACATGATGCAGCGAAGACGCTGACCAGTGCAAAAAATTCCATGGAAGGCCGAAAATCTAAGAACGGAAATCTCGGGATTGGAGGGAATGTACCGGATATTCCAGAGCAAATCTCGGCGGATGATGCAGCTCAAAATTTAAACAAGGACATACCCGTTACGTCATTACTATTGGGTGGAGATTTAGTTCCAAATTTAAATACAGATTCAAACGTTATGCCAAGCACAGTCAAACCAATGTTGGGCCACACAGAGCAAAAGCCCAATAAACCAAAGTGTACGTGGACTAGAATGGTTAGAATGGATGTTGGGCcttcaaaaatatcaaataacacTTTAAAGCCCGCGATGGGCAAGAGAGGACTGAGAGATGCTCTGTTTGAGGATTGCAATACAGATAAGGAAGTTGGTTCTTAGAAACGTTCCAAGGTTGACGTCGAAGATGATAAGTCTAGTTATTTATCGGCGGGGGTGGTGGACCACCCTTGCCGGGAGCAATGAAAATTCTAAGTTGGAACTGCCAAGGGTTTGGGAACCCTTGGATAGTTGGTAGTCTTCACAAAATTATGAAGGAACAAGTTCCTAACATTTGTTTCCTCACGGAAACTCGACTCGATATTGAAGGCATTAAGCAGTGTTGTAATGAGTTACCTCTCAAGAACCGTTTTGCAGTCAAAAAACCGGGTATGGGGGGCGGACTTGCTATGCTTTGGAAGGAAAACATtagtttggatgtttttaaattttcggATAATCAAATTTCTGCATGGGTGACCGAGAGTGATGGGTTTAGATAGCTATTAACTGGTTTTTATGGCTGGCCAGAGGTAAAAGATCGCTACAAGTCTTGGACCCTTCTCTCCCATATCTGCTCCTATGTTGATGGTGCTTGGATGTGTATCTGGGACTTTAACGAAATGTTGAGTTCGGCAGAAAAATTAAGTTGCAGACCAGCCCCATCTAGACAAATCGATGCTTTTCGTGAAGCTTTGGAGTTATGTCACCTTGCTGATTTAGGCTTTATTGGATATCCTTACACATGGAATAACAGGAGACCTAGGGCTGCCAACACAAGGGAACATCTAGACAGAGTTGTAGCTAATGAGGCATGGAAGTTGAAATTTCCGAAAACCACTGTCACACATATCATATCGCATGCCTCAGACCATTTACCGTTGATTCTCCAAAACCATGTAACTCAAAGAAGGACTGCCAGAGGGGAACAtggtttcaaatttgaagaggCGTGGCTACTGTGGGATGACTGTGCTAAGGTGGTCCAAGATGCATGGGAAAACAGTGTTGGTGGTGAGTCGGCTTTGGACTTGGTCAGCTTAAAAATCAGAGGATGTAGCTCGGACTTGAGGGCTTAGGGGGCATCTAAAACCCACCCTAGCACGGAAGAGATTAAAGCTCTTCAGAAGCGGATTGAATGGTTGACGTCTGCTCCACCATCTATACAACACCAAAATGATTTTATTCAAGCAAGCAAGGAGTTGGATGAATGGCTGAGGAAGCAAGAAGTTTAATGGGCTCAACGGTCTCGGGTGAACTGGATCAAACATGGTGATAAGAACACAAGATTTTTTCACTCAAAAGCTTCTCAGAGAAGACAAAGAAACTTCATTAAGGGATTGTTGGACCCACAAGGAAATTGGTGTGAGAATATAGAAGAAGTGGCAGGGGTGGCTGTGgagtattttaataatatgttttCTACAGGCTCCTGCAACCGGATTGAGGAATGTCTAGAGGCAGTACAACAAAAGGTGACAACTGAAATGCAACAAACCTTGTCTAGAGAATTCAATGCAGATGAAGTTAAAGCGGCTGTGTTCTAAATAGGACCCACAAAGGCTCTTGGACCTGATGGTATGAATGCCCTTTTTTACCAAAAGTTTTGGCATATTGTTAGTGATAATGTTGTGCCTGCTGTTCTTGAATTCCTTAATACTGGTTATTTGCTTCCTGATTTAAATCATACCTATATTGTGcttattccaaaaattaaagatccTATTAAAGTGTTTGATTATAGGTCTATTAGCCTTTGTAATgtcatttataaaattattgcaaaGGTGTTAGCCAATAGGTTGAAACAAGTGCTGCCTCAGATCATCTCTCCAACTCAGAGTGCTTTTGTGCCAGGAAGATTAATTACAGAAAATGTGCTTGTGGCCTATGAAGCTCTTCATACGATGCATGGTCGTAAAAAAGGCAAAATTGGAACACTTGCCATGAAACTTGATATCAGCAAAGCTTATGACAGGGTCAAGTGGGACTTCCTAAAAAGGATCATGCTAAAGCTGGGATTTCCTGGTGATTGGGTGGATAGGGTAATGAGTTGTGTGACGTCACCCTCCTTTTCAATCTTGATTAATGGTAAACCCTTTGGCATGATTCACCCTTCTAGAGGAATCCATCAAGGAGACCCTCTATCACCATATCTATTTTTGTTGTGTGCAGAAGGGTTTACTTCTCTTTTGCAGAAAGCAGAACTAGAAGGGAATATTCAGGGTGTTTCCATTTGCAGGCAAGCCCCCCGTATCTCACACCTCCTTTTTGTCGATGATTCTCTCTTATTTTGCCGAGCCACAAATAAGGAGACAAAGGCAGTTTTGGAGATCTTGAAGTTGTATGCTGAAGCCTCAGGTCAATGTATAAACATGGATAAGTCGTTGGTCTTTTTTAGCAGTAATACCTCTCCTCAGATTAGAGACTTGATCAAGGCATTGTTGGGGGTAAGTGAAGTGGTCAGATTTGAATCATACTTGGGTTTACCGACTTTAGTGGGACGGAAAAAATaccatactttttcttttttaaaagatagaGTGTGGAAAAAGCTTCAAAGGTGGAAAGGGCAAACTTTATCACGAGCAAGAAAGGAAATACTGATCAAAGCAGTGATTCAATCAATACCAACTTATACTATGGGAGTCTTTCAGTTGCCAGTTAAATTGTGTGAAGAACTTCAAGCTCTATATGCTtagttttggtgggggcaaattGGAAATGAGAGGAAGATCCATTGGTTGAGTTGGGATAAGTTAACTAGTCCAAAATCGGAAGGAGGAATGGGGTTCAAGGACTTGCGTCAATTTAATCTGGCTATGCTTGCAAAACAAGGTTGGAGATTGTTGCAAGATCAAGAGTCTTTGCTCTTTAAGTGTCTAAAAGCACGATATTTCCCTAGAAGCCATTTTTTGGAAGCCATTGATTCCCCCACTAGTTCTTTCACTTGGAAGAGTATCTTGGCAGCCAAGCCAATAATTCAACGGGGGTCATGTTGAAGAGTAGGTAACGGAGGTTCAATCTGGGTCTTAGGGGATGCATGGATTCCTAACCATCCTTCCAATAAGGTGCTACACCCAACCAATAATGTAGATGAAGATTTAATGGTTGCTGACATCATAGACCCGGACACAAGGTGGTGGGACAGAGGCCTTATTGTGCAAAGCTTCAATAGAAAGGATGCAGAAGCCATTCTGCGAGTACCTCTAAGTAGAAGACATATTCCTGACTCTTTGTTTTGGACTCCTAACAAATCTGGGGAATATACGGTGAGGTCAGGATACTGAGTGGCACGGCAATTGCAAAGTGAGGTAGCTAGAGTGGGCAGAATGTTCCAATGAAGCTGAAAATGCTGAACAAGATAAAAGTGTTTGGCTGGCAGGCATGTCGTAATATTTTGCCAACCCGAGTGAATCTAGCTCAGAGGAGGATTATCCAGGATAACAGATGTGAGGTGTGCAAGACTGAAGCTAAAACGGAGATCCATGCGTTATGGAATTGCGGAGTGACTCGGGACGTGTGGGCCGGATGCTTGATGCGGTTGCAGAAATGCACAGGGGACCGGGATGATATGCTACAGTTAATGGAGGAATTGATTGCTTGGCTTAGCACTGGTGAGCTTAAACAGTTTTTAGTTCAGGCTTGGTTCATTTGGAATCAGCGAAATGCACTGTTACATGGGAAGAAAATGCAAGCACTTGAGGTTCTTATTAAGCGAGCACAAGACTTCACAGAGGAGTTTAAGAGTGCTAACAATCAGCTTTCAGCCCAGTCTTCAACGTCTTCAACAACTCCCAGCCTGATGAGATGGAAGCCACCACCCTTAACTCGGTTCAAGCTTAATTTTGATGCTTCAATTTTCAAGGAGTTGGGATGCACGGGTGTTGGAGCCATTATCCGCAACGATAGAGGGGAAGTCATGGCGTCTCTATCGGCAAAGGGTCCTCCAATGGTGTGCAGTGAAGAAGCAAAGGTCTTAGCTTGCCGTCGTGCGATGGAATTTGCGATAGAGTGTGGATTTAAGGACTTGGTTATTGAAGGAGATAACCAGGCTATCATGTCTGCTTTGAGCTTGAGGAAAAGCTGGTCATCTTGGTTGGGACACATTCCCCAGGACGTGGTTTGCATGATAAGTGGTCTTCGATGGACGCAGGTACTGTTTGCACGAAGAAGCGCCAATACAGCAGCCCATGCACTAGCTAGATATGCCAAAGATATATTAGATGAAGTTGTATGGATTGAGGACTCCCCTCCCCTAGCTGTGGAGGCTTTGTACTTTGATTCTTCTTCTATCCAATGAAACTTGAGGATGTTTTcctcttcacaaaaaaaaaaaaaaaaaaaaaaaaaaaaacacctttaAATgtctttaaaattttgataatttcattttaaagtagtattttcaaattttaat
The sequence above is drawn from the Quercus robur chromosome 7, dhQueRobu3.1, whole genome shotgun sequence genome and encodes:
- the LOC126691368 gene encoding uncharacterized protein LOC126691368 — protein: MIIKGLLVIKERVDGDKVEEHNVGGLGNEEAETTKAGMVFASPEEVRNYYSKFAQREGFGMFHSNRCKKSGGPRAQRRSKAKDPAEAIVHQDYPSLVGVATSCEIIPSVDSPVERVNVTKQLANGDKHHLFPNTGHPTSESTLNHLKRRSSALENSQNLENINGCDTYKLGVNAWAGTRTSITDLYVNIGMVCYFMDCTRCALAKRAVALVKSGMVIGLGTEGTSLVIEELGKLIGEGKPFQMFFRLKDIVAVGANYHSRLLAKQFGLRMVDLNDVDNIDIVFDVVDEVDFNKNLFKGGEATHTVQKEVCSMANVCIILAEHAKVVHRLGSKFPVVVEVLPLATSPVSRRLIALGGVPEIRSALRKDGPVITDLGNMIIDVSFLNGIQNPAELEKNINVIPGVVDNGKKQLAFLFLHILKSMFSVLPSYAYPSNCLIN